CAGCACCAGCGTAACCACAGAGCAAAAGGCTAAGCAGCGCGCAACCAACTCGGATCAGCTGACTGTTTACGCATTAGTTTGGCAATTGATCCATGGCGAACTACCCAGGCTACTGGCCCTGGATTTTATAGAGACAAACCAACTTGGTACCGTTCGCAAAACCCAACGCGGCATCGACACGCTGAAAAGCAAACTAATCATTATGAACGAGCAGTTACGAGTCGGGCAGTATCCGCCGGGCCGCGACCATAGCTACTGCTCACATCCACCTCTAAATTAGAGCAAATATAAAAACGCCCGGGTTAAAACCGGACGTTTTTATTAAATGCTTCTTACTTATTTTTTCTTAGTGGTCGAGCGCTTGACTACAACACCGGCCTTAGCGGCACGAGATGCAGAAGTTGGAGCGAACAGGTAGGTGTAAAGATTGACACCGACCAAAGCACCAAGCAGTGGGCCAAGAATGTAGACCCAATCAAAGCTACGCAAACCTAGAGCAACCGCCGGGTTCAAAAAACCAGCAGCAGCCGTGGCGGCAATCATTATACCGGCAAACAAAGCTGTGGCATAAGTCAAGGCTGACTCAAGAGCATTGAAGCCGCGAGTAATAGCCGCCGCAAAGCCCATAGAAAGTACCAAGGTACCTACGGCCTCAGCTAGTAGTACGCGCCAGTTCCAGCTGGCAGTGCGAGCTTGAAGTTTGTGGTCAGTAAAGTACTGGTAGAGCTGCCATGAGGCAAAGCCACCAACCAACTGAGCCACGATATATGAAACGGCGCGCAGAGTAGTTACCCGGCGGGCAGTCCACATACCAAATGTGATAGCTGGGTTAACATGAGCTCCCGAAAGACCAGAGAACATCATATATACCACGCCCAAAGTCGCAGCCACACTGGTGGCAACGAAGTAAGAAACCGACGTGATTTCGCTCAACGCCAGCGCCACCATGACCAAAGTAGCCGTCCCGAGGAACTCTCCGAGGACAGGAGCTGCCTTGGCTCTTGTTACATATTGCATCGAACCCTCCTTAGTTTAATCATGAACCTTACTATATACGGTTATTATGCTTATGCCAAGTTGCGGCTTCGCCTCATAAGAGCAAGCCTGCAGTTTTTCCTCCTTGTAACTCCTTGCTTTTCTTATTAGGTTTACTGAGTTGTTATAATAGATATATGAGCGAGCCAGCAACCGTAACTATATACAGCGCTCCTTGGTGCGCCTTCTGCCGGATGGCCAAGGACTATTTAACGAGCCTTAATGTAGCCTATAAAGACATTAACGTCGATGAAGACCACGACGCCGCCCGAGCAATGGTGGCCAAGACCGGCCAGGCCGGAATTCCCGTTTTAGAGATAGGCGAAGCGGTAGTTATTGGCTTCGACAAACCCCGAATTGATTCAGCATTAAAACAATACAATCTGGCCTAGATATAGCGTGTCTTTGGTTTAAAAAGGCCCTATATATGGGTATACTTAAGGTATGAGCGAGATACTCGACAGACCAGCTGGCGGTGAGATGCCGCGCAATCCGTTAGACGGCTTTTCTTTTATAGCCGGAAGCTTTGCTGAACCGTTACCGGCTCGGGTTAACGACATTAAAAAAGCTAACCCCAGTCATAGAACCCAAACTCCGGAACTAATAATGTACACCTTAGAGTTAGCCGGTCTAATCCCGTCGCGAGAACAATTGGAGCTTCAGAGGGCGGAATTCTTAGACTTCGAGAACGTTGAAGGTCAGGAGCAAGCCTTAGAAGCCGCCGCTGCGCTGCGGCAGGCCATCCAGGAGGCCGCCAACGAGGCTTCTGTGGAGCGCTTAGAAATGCGTCCATCGCAATTTGACGCGATTCGCCAAGCAACCAGCATCTTGACTCCTGCCAACACGCCGGCTCTAAAAATTATTAAAGCTATGGCCACCAAACACAAACACGCCGATAGAGACATTAAGGTTGACGCGCTATTAAATCCTACCGAAGCCGCTTACTGCGAAGATGTGTTTAGAATTCTGGCTGCCAGACAATTGCAGACTGAATATTCTGATAGAATAAGCGGGCAATATGGCGTTTGAAGACTATAAAACAAAAGAGTCAGTAATCGTTGTTTACACTGGCGAGGGCAAAGGAAAAACCAGCGCCAGCGTAGGTTTGTTAGCCCGATCCTTGGGCAGCGGCTGGAGGGCTGCCTACATTCAATTCATTAAGCATTGGAACGTCGGCGAGCACGACTTTATTCACAAAATCGAACCGGTTTTTGGCGATAAACTCTTCTTTTATAAAGGCGGCAAAGGCTTTTACGATGCCGGAGATTTGAGCGCCAAAAACGTCTCAGAAGAAGAACATAAAAAGGCCGCTCAAAGCACTTACGATATGGCTTACAAACTAGCCACTAGCGGTGACTATGATATTGTGATTTGCGACGAAATAAACAACGCCGCCCATCATGGCCTAATAACCAAAGACGATTTAAAGAAACTTATTAAAGACAAGGCAGAGAAGACCAGCCTGTGCCTAACTGGCCGCGATTTTCCGGAAGAGCTGCTGCCGCTCACCGACATCGCTACTAACATGACCAAAATCAAACATCACTTCGACGATAAGTTTCTGGCGAACAAGGGTATTGATTTCTAGAAAGATCGCTATTTACCCCTGGTTGGATGTTTGATTTTCTATCCGGGGCCCCCGCAAATTTTAATTTGTGGGGTTTAGTCAAACATCACTTCGACGATAAGTTTCTGGCGAACAAGGGTATTGATTTCTAACCTAGGGCTAGCTGATCTGGATGCACTTCCAGAGTTTCATCAATCTCTCGCCTACCCAAGCTATCTATAGCATCAAGAAGACCAAGCTCTGTTGCTCTTTGAGCGACCCTTCTAATCCTCTCTAAATCCCGCCCCTCAATTGGTAAATGCGCGCCAACTTCTACTAATGATTTAGACAATAGAAGACCTTCGACTGCCCCTCGAGCTATTGTTGTTTGCCGTTTTTTAGCGCTCTGATGCCATCTTTCCACTTGTCTTTCAATAGCATTTTGAGTTTGCGTATAGATTTCGAGTTGATTTGTGTTTCTCAGATTGTCCGCCTGTCCTAAAATACGCTTTCGGGCTTGGTCAGAAGACATTTTTTCTGATTTAGGCAGCGCAGGATTCATCTTAGAAGCAATGTTAATGGCAGCAGATTTAACCCTATCGTCGGCATCAAGTGTAGCGAGCTCTAGTAGATCCAGGTAATTCTCTGCGCTAACCTCACCACCCTCTGCCTCGGCAGAACGTTGAGCAATAAAATAATCAATAGCGGCTCTGTGTAACTTAGTAAGCTCGGTGGCCAAATTGTAAGATAACCTACCGTCGTCTACCAATTTGTGCACGACTTCAGGCAGGGCAAAGTAGCGAAGAGCTTCGCGAGTAGCATCTTGACCTAGAGGGGAGTCAGGCAAAAAATCTGCAATCGAGTTATAGCGCCCCTCTTTGCAGCCTACAAAGTACATTTCTCGGACGGCTTTAGCATATTGAATTGCCGGTGGCCTGTCATGAAAGTTCTCGCTGATTTGTAAACGCATGATTTCCTCAGGCGACAAACAGGGAAAGACTCTAGCGTGGATTAAAGTCTGCTCGCGCGAATAACCGTTTTCTTTTGCAATTTGCAAATAGGCGCGGTCACGCCGGTGCCCGGCCGCCAAAATCAACACAGTGCCATCGGGTTGTATTTTATTTTCGGGTACCTGCACATTTTTGCCCCAGCATTCGTTGGTGTAAGAAACGTAGCGCCTGGCCACATCAAGTGGTGTCTGAGCCAAAAAAATAGATGTGTGCATCTCGTTGTGGGACTTAATATCATGCACGAGCTCTTGATGTTTTTCGCTATCATGAGCGGCGCGCATCTGGCCGGCGATAATATAAGAGTCCATTGGCACCTGAACAATTACTGGAGTTTCGCCTATCTGAAAATACTCCGGCCGTTGATTTTCTTTGCTTTGCAAGGTCTCATCAACCGCCGACATTACCTTCTACTTGCCCTCATCTTTATCCTTAGTATACCCTTCATAATCATTATCAAAACTGCTTATGCTTAGGTTAGCGCTTCCTGAAAGTCGCTAACATTAGGTTTTTCGTAACGCTTGGTTGGCTTTTTGCCCAGGCGGCGGCGTTTTTCGCGAGCGACACAACTTGCCAACGTGATCATCAGTGTATCGCGGTCTAGCTTCTGAAGCTCTCGGGCACCAAATCTGGTAGATAATATTACCCGGTAGCCTTCCAGCAGAGCAGCAATCGGGGCGTAATTATGACCATTTGCGCCAACCATGGCTAACTGGCCAGTTTTTAGCGCCGCCTCCAGCGGCACAGCGTTATCTTTGCGAATATTATTCTCCAAGCTGGTCATGCGCTTGGAGTGACCCGGATTGCAGCAACTCGTAAACCGGCACATATGCTCCACGTCATGTTCTGGCGTCAGAAGAGGAATATCTTCTGCGTCCATAAGTTCTTGGCGGGCACGCGTCACCCGGTGCAGGCCACTCTGTCCAGAGGGGGTCATGCCAAGCTCATTATCAGTGGCTCCGGCGTAGCCAGCATAATTCAGATAATAATCCGGCACCCAGCAGCCAGTAACATCGTCTATGACTATTCTGTCGAGGATACGGCGGGGAATAGAATTAGGATCATCCTGGGTGTAGTAATGCTTTTCAAAAAGCAAGTGCGAAGCATAAGGACCCAGTAGTTCCTCGCCATAAATAGAAAAGACCCTGGGTTGATCCAGGGTCAGTTGTTGAAAGGCGGCTTCGTCGCCGCCCGGTGCGCTGATGCGCCCATCGCGAATATCAATAGCCCGAGTCAGCAAAACACCGCCCATGTCGTTTTTTGTTTCTATTTTCTCAATGCCGGTTAAACCGAGCGGCATTAGTGTTACCCTCCACTTGCCTTTTTGTGAATACCTAAATTGTACGTATTAAAAGCAAGCTATAGGTATTGTTTTTTTGTCATCAGACAATATTGTTTACAGTTTAGGAAATTATTACCAAAGAAGTTAATCAGATAATAGTATTTTTTACATCGCAAGCAATCGCTAGAGTAAAATGTGCTTATGGCTAGACGATATCGCCGCAAACATTTTGCCAGCTTTGTCACTTTTATTGTTGCCGTTTTAGTAGTGGTAGCCACGCAGTCGGGCTGGCTTGAGTCCGGAACCAAAACCGCCGAGATTAACCAACCAGGACTTTATACAGTCACTCATTATGTAGATGGCGACACCATCGACGTTAACATGAACGGTGCCACCGAGACTATCCGTTTTATAGGCGTTGACACCCCAGAAACTCACAAGCCAAACACGCCCGTACAATGCTACGGAGAGCTAGCCGCTGCCAACACCAAAAACGTTATAAGCAAATATGGTAAAGTCCGCCTGCAAGCCGATCCCCTGGATACCAACCGCGATCGCTACGGACGATTGTTGCGCTACGTCTATTTACCCGACGGCACTTTGATGGATGAGAAGATTATCCAAGGTGGTTACGGCTTTGCCTATACATTGTTTCCGTTCAGCAAGAAAGCGCAATTTAGCGCCGACATGCAAGCCGCCCAAGCCGCCAAACGCGGCCTTTGGGGTGCTTGCCAGATTCATCAAGAAACCGACGGCGTTTACCAAACCAATAGTGCTTGAAAGATATAGCTTTTGATTATATTGTAAAGACAAATGATACCCTTCTTAAATCGTGAACCACACCAGCCCCAAGCGCCTCAACCAGAAATAGCTCCTCTTGCTATCGAGACAGAGCTTTGGACACCGGGCAAACCAGAGACGCAAAACCTTGATCCGAAGCTAGAAAAAGCCATCGGCGATGTAGTCCGTGAAATGAATAGAGCCGACGCCCATCAAACGCTTCACGACCTACAACGCCAGGTAAGGATGTCAGAAAATAGCGTCGTCACCGCTATGTTGTACGGTCGAAACCGCAGTGAGTATTCAGATAATGAGGCTATGGTCATGTTTAATCCTTTCGCCAATATGGCTACACCTAACATGTTGGTAAGAGCCGAATTCATCCGCCGCGTCGCCAAAGAAATGGGCGTCACCGACGATAAGGGCAAGCTTAAGCCGGTGATCATGATTGCCGCACCGGGGCCCGGCCACGGACTAAGACTGACTCAAGCTGATCGAGAAGAAATTGAACACGGCAATTTAGGGCCGGCGGCCAAAGAATTGTTAGAAGGCATAAAAAGATATGATATGGGCAAGGTCGCCATGCTTGGCTTCTCACAGGGAGCGGATGTGGCCTTAGCCGGAGCTCAAGAAGCTTACTCCGGCAACTTTGATGTTGATGCGCTGTCTTTAGGTGATCCGGCCGGTGTCCATGACCGGACAACCAAAGATATTAGTAAAGATTTTAGAAAAACCGGCTTAGGCGCTCTGCGACAAGCAGGCAAAGCTACCGGATTAAAGGTTCAGCAAAAAGCTTTACTAGGAATAACTGGCTGGGGTATTGGAGGAATAGCAAAGTTTGGCCTGGCTTCACAAACACCTACAAATAAACTTCTTTGGAAGGGCATGACCGTGGATAGCTTTAAGGCTAATATGCAAGCCGTGCTAGACGAAGGCCGGGTCAGCAAGTTGGTTGTTGGCTATGGTGGCGACAGTGCTATTGCCAAGCCGGAGTGGATCGAACCTGCGATAGATGAATTGTATGACGAAAATAGCAGTGAAGCTTTTATATCAATTAAGGTTGCTGGCGCCAATCACACCTGGGGTGATAATCTAGAACTTCTTACCAAGC
This window of the Candidatus Saccharimonadales bacterium genome carries:
- a CDS encoding aquaporin; this encodes MQYVTRAKAAPVLGEFLGTATLVMVALALSEITSVSYFVATSVAATLGVVYMMFSGLSGAHVNPAITFGMWTARRVTTLRAVSYIVAQLVGGFASWQLYQYFTDHKLQARTASWNWRVLLAEAVGTLVLSMGFAAAITRGFNALESALTYATALFAGIMIAATAAAGFLNPAVALGLRSFDWVYILGPLLGALVGVNLYTYLFAPTSASRAAKAGVVVKRSTTKKK
- a CDS encoding glutaredoxin domain-containing protein, which translates into the protein MSEPATVTIYSAPWCAFCRMAKDYLTSLNVAYKDINVDEDHDAARAMVAKTGQAGIPVLEIGEAVVIGFDKPRIDSALKQYNLA
- a CDS encoding cob(I)yrinic acid a,c-diamide adenosyltransferase; translation: MAFEDYKTKESVIVVYTGEGKGKTSASVGLLARSLGSGWRAAYIQFIKHWNVGEHDFIHKIEPVFGDKLFFYKGGKGFYDAGDLSAKNVSEEEHKKAAQSTYDMAYKLATSGDYDIVICDEINNAAHHGLITKDDLKKLIKDKAEKTSLCLTGRDFPEELLPLTDIATNMTKIKHHFDDKFLANKGIDF
- a CDS encoding thermonuclease family protein: MARRYRRKHFASFVTFIVAVLVVVATQSGWLESGTKTAEINQPGLYTVTHYVDGDTIDVNMNGATETIRFIGVDTPETHKPNTPVQCYGELAAANTKNVISKYGKVRLQADPLDTNRDRYGRLLRYVYLPDGTLMDEKIIQGGYGFAYTLFPFSKKAQFSADMQAAQAAKRGLWGACQIHQETDGVYQTNSA